A single Lolium perenne isolate Kyuss_39 chromosome 6, Kyuss_2.0, whole genome shotgun sequence DNA region contains:
- the LOC127321392 gene encoding proteinaceous RNase P 1, chloroplastic/mitochondrial, producing MRLAAAAGALRPTAALLFRSHPQRLLPTLRRSSLPLARRRRHSYSSTSTALDDPPTTTPATNTPTSPPAARGGGVKAARRRARESPEGILKRQLDMCSRDADLPTALALYDAALDPATAVPLSIYHYNCLLYLCSNAAAGESADAAKRGFEIFARMEAQGVEPNEATLTSVARLAAARRDPAMAFSLVRRMADIGTPPRLRTYGPALFAYCDAGDADGAGQVEAHMDAAGVVPEEAELAALLRVNAGKGRAGEVYRLLHRMRTLVRQVGETTAEVLEAWFRSDAAAEAGVEEWDTRKVKEGVVKGGGGWHGQGWLGKGQWNVGRSEMDTKGKCHRCGEKLVCIDIDPSETETFAKSLTELACKREVREDFLRFQEWLHRHGPFDAVIDAANVGLYNSKAFSFSQVNSVVNGIQRITKSKKLPLIVLHRSRVNGGPAKLPHNQKLLEGWRNAGALYATPPGSNDDWYWLYAAVSCRSLLVTNDEMRDHLFQLLGTSFFPRWKEKHQVRLTYSGRGPAFHLPPPYSIVTQESEAGSWHVPTTTGDDIENPRHWICATRKSSEKSSALPQARLSEMGW from the exons ATGCGGCTCgctgcggcggcgggggccctccGCCCCACGGCCGCCCTGCTCTTCCGCTCCCACCCTCAGCGCCTCCTCCCCACTCTGCGCCGTTCCTCCCTCCCCTTGGCCCGCCGGCGGCGCCACTCCTACTCTTCCACCTCCACCGCACTCGACGACCCTCCGACGACGACTCCGGCTACCAATACCCCCACCTCCCCGCCCGCTGCACGCGGCGGCGGAGTCAAGGCCGCCCGCCGGCGCGCGCGCGAGTCCCCCGAGGGCATCCTTAAGCGCCAGCTCGACATGTGCTCCCGCGACGCCGACCTCCCCACCGCGCTCGCCCTCTACGACGCGGCCCTCGACCCGGCCACCGCTGTCCCGCTCTCCATCTACCACTACAACTGCCTCCTCTACCTCTGCTCCAACGCTGCCGCCGGTGAATCCGCCGACGCCGCGAAGCGCGGCTTCGAGATCTTCGCGAGGATGGAGGCGCAGGGCGTGGAGCCCAACGAGGCCACGCTCACGAGCGTCGCCCGCCTCGCCGCCGCGCGCCGGGACCCCGCCATGGCCTTCTCGCTCGTCCGTCGCATGGCCGACATCGGCACCCCGCCGCGCCTCCGCACCTACGGCCCCGCCCTCTTCGCCTACTGCGACGCGGGGGACGCCGACGGGGCCGGCCAGGTCGAGGCCCACATGGACGCCGCAGGGGTCGTGCCTGAGGAGGCCGAGCTCGCCGCACTGCTCCGTGTCAATGCCGGCAAGGGCAGGGCTGGCGAGGTGTACAGGTTGCTGCACAGGATGCGCACTCTCGTCAGGCAGGTTGGTGAGACGACTGCCGAGGTGCTCGAGGCATGGTTCCGGTCCGACGCAGCGGCAGAGGCTGGGGTGGAGGAGTGGGACACCAGGAAGGTCAAGGAAGGGGTGGTGAAGGGGGGCGGTGGCTGGCATGGCCAGGGCTGGCTTGGCAAGGGGCAGTGGAACGTCGGGCGGAGCGAGATGGATACGAAAGGTAAATGCCATCGTTGCGGGGAGAAGCTTGTGTGTATAGACATCGATCCTTCCGAGACGGAGACCTTTGCCAAGTCGCTCACTGAACTGGCGTGCAAGCGGGAGGTTAGGGAGGATTTCCTACGGTTTCAG GAATGGCTCCATCGCCATGGACCATTCGATGCTGTTATTGATGCTGCTAATGTCGGCCTTTACAATAGCAAAGCTTTTAGTTTTTCTCAG GTGAACTCTGTTGTAAATGGAATACAAAGAATAACTAAATCAAAGAAATTGCCACTGATCGTTTTGCATAGGAGCCGAGTAAATGGTGGTCCTGCAAAACTTCCACACAATCAGAAGCTTCTAGAGGGTTGGCGAAATGCTGGAGCACTATATGCTACCCCTCCTGGTTCCAATGATGATTG GTATTGGTTGTATGCAGCTGTTAGCTGCCGTTCGCTGCTTGTTACGAATGATGAGATGCGGGACCACTTGTTTCAGCTACTTGGCACTAGTTTTTTCCCCAGATGGAAAGAAAAGCACCAG GTCAGGCTAACGTACTCAGGTCGTGGTCCTGCTTTCCATTTGCCGCCTCCTTATTCGATTGTTACTCAG GAATCCGAAGCCGGAAGCTGGCATGTACCGACAACAACCGGTGATGACATTGAAAATCCACGGCACTGGATTTGCGCCACTAGGAAATCTTCGGAGAAATCCTCTGCTCTGCCCCAAGCGAGGTTAAGTGAGATGGGCTGGTAG